In the Raineyella fluvialis genome, CAACACCAGCAGATCACTGGTGGTCTTCACCGGCAGGAACCGGCTGCGCGGGACCACGATCGCCGTCGATCCCTCGAACACCTCGATGGCCGCGCCCATCGCCGTCTCGAGTTGGAGCACCTCGGGGCTGGCGGGGTCGGTCGGGTCGACGGTCTTGCGGTTGCAGATCAGGGGCAGGCCGAGCACGCCGTTGCGGCTGGCGAGGGCTTCGGCCAACTGTTCGAGGTCGAGCCACAGGTTGTTGGTGTTGAAGTAGCGGTGCCGGGCGATGTCGGTGAAGCTGCCCTCGTCGTCGGACGCGGTCTGGGCCTTCTCCCGAAGGATCAGGCGTCCGTCGCTGTTGCGGACCGCGAGGTGGCCACCCTTGCGATCGGCACGTGTCCGTTCACAGACCTCCATCGCGAACGGGGCCCCGGTGTCGGCGAACCAGGATGCGAGCGTCGCGGAAGGGGCGGCGCCGAGGTTGTCGACGTTGGAGACCGCCGCGTACCGGAAGCCGGCGTCGAGCAGTGTGCGCAGCAGGCCCGAACCCTCCAGCGCGGTGTAGAGGTCACCGTGGCCGGGCGGACACCATTCCAGGTCGGGCGACGCGGGCCATGCGACCGGGGTGAGGTCGTCGGCGCGCAGCTTCGGCTCCTGGTTCTGGACGAACTCCAGCGGCAACCCATCGGTGCGGATCGCGGGGGACGAGGCCAGTTCCGCCATCGTGTCGGCGCTCGTCGCGAACGAGTCCATCATCACGAGGGGCAGCGCGACCCCGTGTTCGGCGCGCGCTGCCAGCACCTGGGCGACGGTGAGGTCGAGGAACGTACGTCCCTCCCGGACCGGCAGCAGGGACTTCGCCCGCTGCATCCCCATCGAGGTGCCCAGGCCCCCGTTGAGCTTGATGACGACGGTGCGGGCGAGCGCGGATCCGGCGCCGGTCGTGTCGTCGGAGGTGTTGGAGGTCAGGTCCTCGAGCCGTGGCAGGTCCTGGACGGGACTGATCGACTCCTCGGGGATCACGCCGGTGAGGCCGTCGAGGAGTTGGGCGTAGTAGTGGCTGAACACCCTGATGGCGTTCTCAGCCACTGCGGCGTCGCGCATCTTCCGCTGCGCCTGATCCAGACCTTCGCTCGTCATGGCGTTCAGTCTATGGATGGGAGGGTCCCCGGCTTCGCGACCGGTGGATGGGCGGATGCCGGGACGG is a window encoding:
- a CDS encoding UTP--glucose-1-phosphate uridylyltransferase, which translates into the protein MTSEGLDQAQRKMRDAAVAENAIRVFSHYYAQLLDGLTGVIPEESISPVQDLPRLEDLTSNTSDDTTGAGSALARTVVIKLNGGLGTSMGMQRAKSLLPVREGRTFLDLTVAQVLAARAEHGVALPLVMMDSFATSADTMAELASSPAIRTDGLPLEFVQNQEPKLRADDLTPVAWPASPDLEWCPPGHGDLYTALEGSGLLRTLLDAGFRYAAVSNVDNLGAAPSATLASWFADTGAPFAMEVCERTRADRKGGHLAVRNSDGRLILREKAQTASDDEGSFTDIARHRYFNTNNLWLDLEQLAEALASRNGVLGLPLICNRKTVDPTDPASPEVLQLETAMGAAIEVFEGSTAIVVPRSRFLPVKTTSDLLVLRSDVYRVNGDGTLDRVSPATPLVTLAPGPYKLIADFEAHFPHGSPGLRDAASLTVDGDWTFGPHVEVRGDVVLPPTDEPRRVPGGTILDARG